TGCAATACACCTTTTAAGCAGCAGATGGCGCTGACGGGTGACCTTGTCTTCTCCCAGATCACGGTCCACCGCGGGGACGAGTGCGCCCTGCTCAACAACTCCCAGCCGTACAAGTGGCGAGTGCTGAACCGCCACGGCAGCGAGGCCACGGTGCCGTCCATCTGCTTCTTGGTTCCGCCCACCAACAAGGACGCCGTCAACAGCGTCACCGGGTGAGGACGCCAGGACGTCCGTCGTCTGGGCAACTTTTTAAACCGCAATTAGCGCTGACCCGTGGTGCCCCTTGTTCTCAGGCTGGACGGGAACCTGCAAAAGCTGCAGACGATGTGGCAGAGCTTGTTTGTGGACCTGAGGAGTCTGCTGTCTTGGCAGTACCTCATGCGAGACATCCACATCATCAAGACCTGGAACATCTCCATGGTAACGCCAACATCCCTATCAGGGGGGGTCCCAAAGAAAATTGAATTTTGGGTCCCTCTATTGCTGCCGATaagttcatttttaatgaactAATTTATTTATCATGCATATACCTACTATAAAttcagtttagttttttttcatctccaGAGGTAGCTACAAGAGCAGACAACATTCCGAGTGATAAAGCACTGAGCGGGATACTGAATATTATCTCTGCCGACTAAAAGTAACACAAATACCAGCAGAAAAGCCAATTGACCATCCGTGTActgtcaaaatgtcatctgcTTTATTACTTTGGGTTttaaaagcacaaaaacaaataagatcacTTGTCGATCGGTGTGTGACGGGCTTTAGGTGtgtaaaaataactttcaaatgtacaaaatagAGGATGAAATAATGACCGATAACAGATAAATACTAcaacttgtttaaaaaataagtgTGTCTTAAAACCCTGTCAAAATGTGCAAAAGCTTTAGttcatgtttaaaataaacGACCGTAATCCAAACGCAGTTGACCGCTAATCGCTCTCGGGGGGCCCCCTATTGGTCGCAGGCCCGAAGCCGTCGCTCGGTTTGCTCCCGGCGTCCGATTCCTCCAGCTAAAAGCCGCGCGGCGCGACCGCGGCGACTGTCCGCGAAGGTTCTCCTCTGCTCGGAGACGGCGCTGCGCAGCGGAGGCTGCCGATTGTCCGCGAGGCTCGCCGTCCTTCCAAATCGTCTCCTTGAGTCTCCTTGGTGGTTCTCTTTGCCAGTTCAAGACGCTGACGGTGGAGGAGTACCGGCTGGCCCTGAGGAACCTGGAGCAGCACTACCAGGACTTCCTGAGGGACAGCCAGGACTCTCAGGCCTTCGGGGCCGAGGACCGCATGCAGGTGGAGTCCAGCTACAACAAGGCTAACCGGCACTACAACACGCTGGTCAGCACCGCAGAACAAGGTGAGTTCGTCGTCGTGTTTCCACACCATGTGGCTGCTTTTTGTTACCAAAGTATGGaattcattgttttctttttgttattgtaAGACCATAAacacatcaatcaatcaatcaatcaatcacacgATTGATGAATAAGTTGACTGTTGGCTTCAAATTACAGGCTACGTGCCACCCAAGACGGGTAAGGTGCTTGCCTCCATCCTCGTGCCACCCAGTTTGTGTCAGTGTGTGGTTGTGCGTTCCCATGTATCCTGTTGTGTCCTAGTGTGTCCCAGTGGTGTTGTTGTGTGTCTGGTCCAGGATGTGTGACCTTCTCAGAGTGTGTGTTTGCCATGGCAGGACTGTGCGCTGTTGTGCTTCCGATCATTCCGTTCATGCGTTCGCTAATTAACCTTTccggtcatcatcatcatcatcatcatcatcattgaaTTTTCTCCTAACGGCACTCGTCATGGCTTTGAATGTCAACGGACCTCCACACGGAGGACCGTCTAATCACGCATGAAGTCAACTGATGATCGTTCTCAATCTCTCACATGATTTCACGTGAATGAATGTTTAATCCCCGTCAAACTTTTTATCTTCAATACAAAGTCCTAGTTGATTTGACGGCCGGATGCTAAGTGCTcctgcctggttttctccacccaACAGGAGAGCAGGACGAGTCGGTGTGCAGGATTTACCTGAGCAAGCTCAAGGACCTACGCCTGAGGCTGGAGGGCTGCGAGAACCGAACGGTGACGCGACTTCGCCAGCTGGCCGACAAAGAACCGCTCAAAGCCTGCGCCCTAAAGACCACCGAGCAGATGGTGAAGATCCGAAATGGAGACGGTCTCGTCCCGACTGCTTCAACAATTCTCGTTCCTGTTGACAGAAAGTCCAAACCGAGCTGGAAGGCCTGAAGAAAGAACTGAACTCCGTTGCCGAGAAGGCGGAGGAGGTTCTGTCCTCGCCTCAAACATCCAGCTCCGGCCCCTTGCTGCGTTCGGAACTTGACGGCACGCAGAAGAAGATGGACCACGTCTACGGCCTCTCGTCCATCTACCTAGATAAGTAAGGCTCCCTCGGTTTAGGTTTCTGACACATCAGCCTGGCGCTAGCTAACGTCCTCGTTCTCAGGCTGAAGGCCATCGACGCGGTGATCAGGAAAACCAGCGACGCCGAGGAGACGCTGAAGAGCTACGAGACTCGTCTGCTGGATGTTCACAAAGTCCCGACCGAGGAGAAGGAGGCGGAGAAGCATCAGAGCCAGATAAAGGTATCAGCTGGAGTTACTCCTTTCGCGCGGGTCGAAGTCGCAAGGGTTCGGCTTTTCCGGCTTCAGAGGTAGCGTAAAGGATAGCGTAAAGACTGGAAACGGTGTGCGAAGTTTAACACCCGACACTGCTCAAAAGCTGACATCTAATTGTCTGAGTAGCCATCAGGCACAAGCCCCCCCCCTCTGTGGGAAAGGTACCGACACGGAACGGAGGGTTGAAGTCAACCCGCATATAGCTCGGATTCTGGCGTAGTAGCAGAGGTGCGCCGGCGGCTCTGTGTAAGGGGAGAGCAAAAACCGTGACGAGGGAGATTCACTGCACAGAGAAACGGACCGATAGAATTTTGCATGTACTCTGTAGCTAAGGTTAGAAGTCCAAGTGAAGACTTGTTAGTGGAGCTTTCATCTTTGAGCTTGAATTCCAATGATTTCCCTtcaacagaaaatgaaaacagagTCCGAAGCGGACCAGGCCGTGTTTGACCGCCTGCAGGACGAGCTCAAGCGGGCGTCGGCCGTCCACGACAAGATGACGCGCGTCCACAGCGAGCGCGACGCCGAGCTGGCCCACTATCGCCACCTGGCGGCCGGCCTGCAGGACCGCTGGCAGGCGGCGTTGGCTCAGCTGGAGGTCCGAAAGCAGGAGCTGGAGCTGATCCGACGCCACATGAGCGCCTACCGCGACGGCTACGAGTGGCTCGTGCGCTGGCTGGCGGACGCCAAGCGGCGCCAGGAGGAGATCCAAGCGCTGCCCGTCAGGGACGGAGCGGCGCTGAAGGAGCAATTGGCTGAGGAAAAGGTATTTCAAACGCATTCCCGAGACACTTCATTAAGTGAGCGTCCCAAAAATCACTAAGTCGCGCTTGTGGAAAGCTTGACAAATTCAGCCCCTGACGCCAGTTTCACCAAACAACACGAAATTTGGTGCACGAGTCTGTCTGctggttgggggaaaaaaaaatgttgctcatgtgtctttgaaaaataatgaatagTCAACGCGATTGAGTATTTCGTGTTTCGTTTCACAAAGAAACTTCTGGACGACATCGAGAAGAACAAGGACAAGATCGACAAGTGCCAGAAAAATGCCAAAGACTACATTGACTCTGTCAAGgtgcgtgtctgcgtgggtGGTGTGGGTGGTGTGGGTGGTGTTTCAAATTGTTGTGGAAAAACTCGTTTGTCCTTTTAGGATTACGAGCTTCAGCTCCTGACCTACAAAGCCCTGCAGGACCCGGCTGCCTCGCCACTGAAGAAACCCAAATTGGAGTGCGCCTCTGACGACATCATCCAAGAGGCAGGTTTTCTCCGGCAAGACGGtgcaaacaaattgaaatgaaacatACGAGTTGACGACTTGTTTAACTGTGttcctgcttctttttttttgtttttttgttttttttttctctccagtaCGTCACGTTAAGAACCCGTTACAGCGAGCTCATGACGCTCGTCAGCCAGTACATCAAGTTCATCACGGACACACACCGCCGCCTGGTGGACGATGAGGTAACTACAAGCTCTGTCACAATATGTGAACTTAAACTGCGCCATTTCGCTGGCAAGTTGGTGAATTACACTTTCGTCAACAATCTTTATCAAAAAATGTCACAGCATGCAATACCGTTTTTGTCTCATGTGGAGATCGCAAGTACTGATATAAGTGCAGAAAATATGAACCGTGTAAAATTGTGGCCTGTTccgcacacaaaaaatacaactagAAATCCGGAGTTCCGACATCAGACTCTCCAGTCTTGTGTAGTGTCGCCTTACATCGCAACACAACACTTCTCTCATTCCTTCGACAAAGTGTCTTGCAGCCGTCACGCGCTCGTTAAACTATTTTCGtttccttttcctttcctcTCAAAATGTTCCCGTTCTTATCGCTCAGCAGCCTCTCTCTGTTTGCTTTCCTTGCATGCTCGGTTGCTTGTTTTCCAGACTGCTTTCACTTTCccctcaggttttttttttttccccctttccctTTTGAACTGCTTGCCAGTGCTTTGTCGCGATGAATACTAATCTTCAGATGCATCTTTTTCTTAACAAAGGGGAGGTTCAGGATTGAAATGCTCAATTGAGCTGACGCATACTTTTGACTCTCAGTGGTTATTGCCCATTCGTCTAATTCTGCCAAGTAACTTGAATGTCATTTGTGGAGTTCAATGTGAAGACAAGGTCAACTGGTTTATGCCTTATTACATCAAGGATAAATGAATATGAAACCCTAAAAttgcatgaaaacaaagtgaattTGTGTTTATGTTGTGGAGTAAGAATTTTAGTTTGATGGACAATAACTTACGACGTTCAATGTTATCAAACAACAGCCTGTAACGCCTTCACTGACTGTTTACTAATACAGAAAGCCTCGGAGAAGCTGAAAGAAGCAGAGCAGAAGAGGCTGGCGGAGATTCAGGCCGAGTTGGACAAACAGAGGCAGCTGGCCGAGGCTCACGCTCAGTCTGTGGCCAAGGCCGAACAGGAGGCCGAGGCCCTCAAACTGAAGATGAAAGAGGAGGCCGGCAAAAGGCAAGACATCGCCGTGGACGGGGAGAGGCAGAAACAGAGCATCCAGCAGGAGCTGCACGAGCTCAAGAGTCTGTCGGAGCAGGAGATCAAGACCAAGAACGTGCAGCTTGAGGAGGCTCTGATCAGCCGGACCAGGATCGAGGAGGAGATACGCATCATCCGTCTCCAGCTAGAGACGACCATAAAGCAGAAGAGCACGGCCGACGTGGAGCTTCAGCAGCTCCGCGATAAAGCAGCCGACTCTGAGAAGCTCCGGAAAACTGCTCAGGAGGAGGCCGATAGGCTTCGCAAGCAGGTGGCCGAGGAGACTCAGAAAAAGAAGAACGCGGAAGACGAACTGAAGCGCAAAGCTGAGGCAGAGAGGGAGGCCTccaagaagaagcagaaggcCTTGGACGACCTAGAGAAGTTCAAGATGCAAGCAGAGGAGGCCGAGCGGCGCATGAAACAGGCAGAGGAGGAGAAACTCCGGCAGGTCAaggtggtggaggaggtggcGCAGAAGAGTGCCGCTGCACAGTTGCAGAGCACCTCCAAATCCTTCAGCGAAAGGGCGACCAAACTGGAGGAGTCCCTCAAGAAAGAGCAGGGCACCGTGCTCCAGTTGCAGGAGGAAGCCGATAAGCTCCGCAAACAGCAAGAGGAGGCCAGCAAAGCTCGGGAACAGGCAGAGAAGGAGCTGGAGATGTGGAGGCAAAAGGCCAACGAGGCTCTCCGCTTGAGGCTAAAAGCCGAGGAAGAGGCCCAGAGGAAGAGCCAGGCgcaggaggaagcagaaagGCAGAAATTGGAGGCAGAGCGTGACGCCAAGAAAAAAGCAAAGGCCGAAGAGGGCGCCCTCAAACAGAAGGAGAATGCGGAGAAAGAGCTGGACAAACAAAGGACTTTTGCTGAGCAGATTGCCCAGCAGAAACTGTCAGCTGAGCAAGAATGCATCCGCCTCAAGGCAGATTTTGAACACGCCGAGCAACAGAGGAGCCTCCTGGACAACGAGCTCCAGCGTCTGAAGAATGAGGTGAACACCGCTGAAAACCAGAGAAAGaagctggaggaggagctggCCAAGGTACGAAGCGAAATGGATGCCCTTCTCCAGATGAAGGTGAAAGCGGAGAAGGAGACGCTGTCTAACACGGAAAAGACCAAACAACTTCTCGAGTCGGAAGTCCTGAAAATGAAGCAGCTTGCCGACGAAGCGGCCAGGCTGAGGTCAGTGGCCGAGGAGGCCAAAAAGCAGAGGCAGCTTGCCGAGGAAGAGGCGGCCAAACAGCGAGCCGAAGctgagaaaatcctgaaggagaagtTGGCCGCCATCAATGAGGCGACCCGTCTCAAGACGCAAGCCGAGATCGCCCTGAAGGCCAAAGAGGCCGAGAACGAAAGGCTGAAAAGACAAGCTGAGGATGAAGCCTACCAGAGGAAGCTGTTGGAGGATCAGGCGGCTCAGCACAAACAAGACATTTCTGAGAAAATGCAACATCTGCAGAGCTCGTCTAACTCCGAATTGGAGCGACAGAAAACAATCATTGAGGAAACTCTCAGACAAAGGAAAGTGGTGGAGGAGGAGATCCACATCATCAGGATCAACTTTGAGAAGGCCTCAAAGGACAAATTGGATTTAGAGAACGAATTAAAGAAGCTGAAAGAGATTGCGGAAGCCACGCAAAAGAGCAAACTCAAAGCCGAAAAGGAAGCCGAGACTTTGAAGCAGCTCGCCGCAGATGAAGAGAAGAAGCGAAAGGAAGCCGAGGAGAAGGTTAAGAAGATCACGGCAGCAGAGGAAGAGGCGGCAAGGCAATGCAAAGCCGCTCAGGAGGAGGTGGAGCGTCTGAAAAAGAGGGCAGCGGAAGCAAACAAGCAGCGAGAGAAGGCAGAGAAGGACGCCGAGCAGCAGGTGCTCCTGGCGAAGGAGGCTGCGCAGAAATGCACCACCGCCGAGCAAAAAGCTCAAGATGTCCTCAGCAAGAACAAAGAGGGCGATCTCGCGCAGGAGAAGCTCAAGGAGGAGTTCGAGAATGCCAAAAAACTTGCACGAGAAGCTGAAAAGGCCAAAGAGAAAGCCGAGAAAGAGGCGGCACTGCACCGCCAGAAAGCCGAGGAGGCCGAGAAGCAGAAAAAAGCTGCAGAGGATGAAGCCGCCAAGCAGGCCAAAGCTCAGAAAGATGCCGAGAAACTGAGGAAAGAGGCCGAAAGGGAGGCCTCCAAGCGAGCGGAAGCCGAGGCCGCTGCTCTCAAGCAAAAGCAGCAGGCTGACGCAGAGATGACCAAGCACAAGAAGGAGGCCGAGCAGGCGCTGAAGCAGAAGTCGCAGGTGGAGAAGGAACTGTCAACTATCAAATTGCAGCTGGACGAAACCGACAAGCAGAAGGCCGTCTTGGATGAGGAGCTCCAGCGGGTGAAGGGCGAGGTCGACGACGCTATCAAACAGAAGGCGCAGGTAGAGGATGAACTTTCCAAAGTCAGGATTCAGATGGAGGAGCTTCTTAAGCTTAAGATACAAATTGAGAGCGAAAACAAGCGTCTCATGAAAAAGGACAAAGACAGCGCAAAGAAGCTGCTCGCGGATGAAGCCGAGAGGATGAAGATCCTGGCGGAAGAAGCAGCCCGGCTCAGTGCGGAGGCCGAGGAAGCCGCCAAGCTCAGAAAGACCGCTGAGTCTGACTTGGCTGAACAAAGGGCACTTGCAGAGAAAATGCTCAAGGAGAAAATGCAGGCCATCCAGGAGGCTACCAAGCTGAAAGCTGAGGCGGAGGACCTCCAGAGGCAGAAGGACAAGGCACAGGAGGCGGCCAAGAAGCTTCTGGAGGACAAACAGCAGATCCAGCAGCGGCTGGACGAGGAGACCGAAGGCTTCCAGAAATCCCTGGAGGCCGAGCGAAAGAGGAAGCAAGAGGTGTTAGCCGAGGCGGAGAAGCTGAAAGCGAAGGTGAAAGAGCTTAGCGACGCTCAGGCGAAAGCCCAGGaggaggccaaaaagttcaagaaGCAGGCGGCTGAGGCCAAAGCTCATCTGGAGGGCTCACAACAGAAAGCCACTGAAACTGTGGTGCAAAAGCTGGAGACTCAGCGACTGCAGAGTACCAGAGAAGCCGATGACCTCAAGAAAGCCATCATTGACCTGGAAAAAGAGAGGGAGAAGCTGAAGAAAGAGGCGGAGGAGCTTCACAAAAGTTCCAAAGAGGTActgtaacaaaaataatgaatattccaTAATGAAGTCACTGTATAGTTTActtacttattttcttttttacctaGATGGCCCTTGCCCAACAAGAGCAAATTGAGCAGCAGAAGGTCATTCTTCAGAAGACCTTCCTCACTGAGAAGGAGTTGCTGttgaaaagagaaaaggaaGTTGAAGATGAGAAGAAGCAGCTGGAGAAACAGTTCAAGGGTGAAGTGAGTAAGGCCAAGGCGCTCAAACAGGAGCAAGAGCGTCAGCAAAAGCTGATTGAGGATGAGCGGAACAAGCTCCAGGGCGTCATGGATGACGCCTTGAGGAAGCAGAAGGAAGCCGAGGCCGAGATGATGAAGAAGCAGAAGGAAATGGAggtgcttgaaaagaaaaggaacGAGCAAGAAAAACTGTTGGGAGAGGAGAACAAAATGCTGAGAGAGAAACTCAACAATCTCGAGATGGTGGCCAAAGGAAATGCAtctaaaataaaagaaattgagGTCCAGCCAGCGAGGGATGCTGGGGAGCAGTTGGTCTCCGCCACAGTGTCGGTGACCACAAAGAAAGTTTACAATGGCTCTGAAGTTGATGGCGTTTCGCCTTGGGCCTTTGATGGAATAAGAGAGAAAGTTCCTGTCGAGAGGCTTCATGACATCGGTGTCCTGACCAAAAAAGAGTTGGACAAACTTAAGAAAGGTAAAGTTTCAGTGCAAGACCTCACAAAGACGGACAAGATCCAGTCATGTCTTAAGGGTCAGAGCTGCATTGGCGGCATCTTGACTCCCTCAAAGGAAAAAGTGAGCATCTATCAGGCTATGAAAGACAACAAAATTACACCCAGTACAGCTACGACGCTGCTGGAAGCTCAGGCAGCTTCTGGCTACCTCGTAGATCCTGTTAAGAACAAACTCCTCTCTGTGGACGAGGCTGTAAAGGAGCAGTTGATTGGCCCTGAACTCCATGACAAAATGCTGTCTGCCGAGCGAGCTGCCACGGGCTACAAAGACCCTTTCACGGGAGACAGAATCTCCCTTTTTGAGGCCATGAAGAAAGACCTGATTGAGAAGGAGCAGGCTACCAGGTTCTTGGATGTGCAGCTTGCAACCGGCGGCATCGTTGACCCTATTAACAGCCACAGAGTCCCGCTGCAGACGGCCTACAAGCAAGGGCAGTTTGACGCCGACATGAATAAGCAAATGCCGGACTGCAAATTGTTTGTGGAGCCCAGCACCCAGGAGGCCCTCACCTACAAGCAACTACTGGACAAATGCACCAAGGATGCGGGGTCAGGCATGATGATTCTACCCGTGACTGAGAAAGCCGGCCAAAGCGAGAGAACGTACACAGATGCTGAGATGAAAGAAGTGTTCAGCACGTCCAACGTGGACGTGCCCTTTGGCAGGTTCAAAGGAAAGACGGTCACTATTTGGGAAGTGATCAACTCCGAGTATTTCACGGAAGAGCAGCGACGAGAGCTGATCCGCCAGTACAAGACGGGCAAAATCACGGTAGAGAAGATCATCAAAATTGTTATCACCGTTGTGGAGGACAAGGAGAAGAACAACGAAAACGTGCTGAATGGCCTGAGGGCCCCTGTGCCAGCCAGCGAACTTCTGGAGTCAAAGGTTATAAGCAAAGACCTATTTAACAAGCTAAGCAACGGCAAGATCACTGTCAAAGAGCTCTCTGAGATGGATCCTGTGAAGAAAGCACTCCAAGGAACACCGAGCATTGCTGGACTGTTTGACGAACCCACCAAGGAGAAAATGCCTTTCTATCAAGCGATGAAAAAAGAGCTCCTCTCACCGGAGACAGCTGTTCATCTTCTCGAGGCTCAAGCGGCTACCGGCTTTATAATCGATCCCATCAAAAACGAGCGGGTGCCTGTTGACGAAGCCGTCAAGGCTGGCTTGGTGGGCCCAGAACTCCACGAGCGACTGATGTCTGCGGAGCGAGCGGTTAGTGGCTACAAAGATCCTTACTCCGGCAAGAAGGTGTCTCTATTTGAAGCCATGAGTAAAGGTCTCATCAAGAGAGACCACGGCATCCGTCTGTTAGAAGCACAACTCTCCACAGGGGGAATTATTGATCCGGTCAAAAGCTACCGCGTCCCACACGAGGTTGCCTGCAAACGTAGCTATTTGGATGAGGAAACCAGCACAACCTTGAGCAAGACAACCGACGAAACCAAGGTCTTCTACGATCCCAACACACAGGAGGATGCCACCTATGCGCAGTTGATGAAGAAATGCATCTCTGACAATGAAACTGGACTTCCCTTGCTCCCGCTCGCTAAGAAGGCTCCAAAACCCAAAGAGGATCAACAGATTACAGAAGCCAAAACCAAAGAGGCCTTGAACCAGAGCACGGTGGAGCTGCACTACGGACCTTTCAAAGGCAGAAAGGTCACAATCTGGGAGATCATCACCTCCGAGTACATCACCGAGGAGAAGAGAATCGAGCTGATTCGCCAGTACCGAATGGGCCATGTGACAATAGAAAAGTTAATAAGGGTTGTGACGACCATAGTGGAGGAAAAGGAATCCTCTACAAAAGAAAAGCCCTGTTTTGAAGGTCTGAGGGAACCAGTTGCTGCCAGCACATTGATGAACGCCAACATCATTGACAAGGCCACATTTGAGCAGCTCCAGCAGGGCACAAAGACTCCTCAGGAAGTGAGTGAAGACGATAAAGTCAGGAAGTATCTGCAAGGCACAGACCGCATCGACGCCATCGCAATGGACGGAACAAACGAAAAGCTAAGCATATATCAAGcaatgaaaaataacattttgcaaGCTAACACTGGCCTCGCACTGCTCGAAGCCCAAGCTGGAACTGGTTTCATAA
This window of the Phyllopteryx taeniolatus isolate TA_2022b chromosome 21, UOR_Ptae_1.2, whole genome shotgun sequence genome carries:
- the pleca gene encoding plectin a isoform X3; this translates as MMKVRVAQKVKEEVKKTQAVKKEKLLVAQEATKEAKKAKPIQKVQLKVIQEVMDVPVKEFEASSSEASSPSGRKRRTRRRPQKSIEEVQDQPKKRPLVRAASEESAADLYPLGGSPSPGDTLPWNLPKHQRIKRSKSASGDVLDPAERAVIRIADERDRVQKKTFTKWVNKHLAKHWKAEAQRHVSDLYEDLRDGHNLISLLEVLSGETLPREKGRMRFHKLQNVQIALDFLKRRQVKLVNIRNDDIADGNPKLTLGLIWTIILHFQISDIQVNGQSDDMTAKERLLLWSQRMVEGYQGLRCDNFTSNWRDGKLFNAIIHKHRPNLIDMSQVGRQTNQQNLELAFGVAERELGVTRLLDPEDVDVPHPDEKSIITYVSSLYDAMPRVPDVQDGVKANELELRWQEYYELVTTLLQWIRHHILVFEERKFPSSYEEIEVLWRQFLKFKETELPAKEADKNRSKHIFKSFEGAVQAGHVKVPSGYHPLDVEKEWGRLHVAILERERLLRTEFERLERLQRIVGKVQMESGVCEEQLNQVEALLQTDVRLLNSGKPAQHTAEVEADLEKAEGMIRFLFNDVQTLKDGRHLQAEQMYRRVYRLHERLVNLRSEYNFRLKSGVSVAQAPATQVSMTPVHGGATQARAAQVLQQAPVRLRPELDEVTLRYVRDLLGWVEENQQRVDQGEWGADLPAVESHLGNHRGLHLSVEEFRSKVERAKADETQISPVSKEAYRDYLSQLEQHYGKLLNSSKCRLRHLEQLHAFVTAATKELMWLNEKEEEEVNYDWSERNTNMAAKKDNYSGLMRELELREKKMSAAQVTGDKLLRDRHPGRKTVEAFAAALQTQWSWILQLCCCIESHLKENAAYFQFFADVKEAEDKLKKMQDTMRRKYTCDRSVTVTRLEDLLQDAADEKEQLSEFQTHLEGLKRRAKTVVQLKPRNPATAIKSKLPIQAVCDFKQMEITVHRGDECALLNNSQPYKWRVLNRHGSEATVPSICFLVPPTNKDAVNSVTGLDGNLQKLQTMWQSLFVDLRSLLSWQYLMRDIHIIKTWNISMFKTLTVEEYRLALRNLEQHYQDFLRDSQDSQAFGAEDRMQVESSYNKANRHYNTLVSTAEQGEQDESVCRIYLSKLKDLRLRLEGCENRTVTRLRQLADKEPLKACALKTTEQMKVQTELEGLKKELNSVAEKAEEVLSSPQTSSSGPLLRSELDGTQKKMDHVYGLSSIYLDKLKAIDAVIRKTSDAEETLKSYETRLLDVHKVPTEEKEAEKHQSQIKKMKTESEADQAVFDRLQDELKRASAVHDKMTRVHSERDAELAHYRHLAAGLQDRWQAALAQLEVRKQELELIRRHMSAYRDGYEWLVRWLADAKRRQEEIQALPVRDGAALKEQLAEEKKLLDDIEKNKDKIDKCQKNAKDYIDSVKDYELQLLTYKALQDPAASPLKKPKLECASDDIIQEYVTLRTRYSELMTLVSQYIKFITDTHRRLVDDEKASEKLKEAEQKRLAEIQAELDKQRQLAEAHAQSVAKAEQEAEALKLKMKEEAGKRQDIAVDGERQKQSIQQELHELKSLSEQEIKTKNVQLEEALISRTRIEEEIRIIRLQLETTIKQKSTADVELQQLRDKAADSEKLRKTAQEEADRLRKQVAEETQKKKNAEDELKRKAEAEREASKKKQKALDDLEKFKMQAEEAERRMKQAEEEKLRQVKVVEEVAQKSAAAQLQSTSKSFSERATKLEESLKKEQGTVLQLQEEADKLRKQQEEASKAREQAEKELEMWRQKANEALRLRLKAEEEAQRKSQAQEEAERQKLEAERDAKKKAKAEEGALKQKENAEKELDKQRTFAEQIAQQKLSAEQECIRLKADFEHAEQQRSLLDNELQRLKNEVNTAENQRKKLEEELAKVRSEMDALLQMKVKAEKETLSNTEKTKQLLESEVLKMKQLADEAARLRSVAEEAKKQRQLAEEEAAKQRAEAEKILKEKLAAINEATRLKTQAEIALKAKEAENERLKRQAEDEAYQRKLLEDQAAQHKQDISEKMQHLQSSSNSELERQKTIIEETLRQRKVVEEEIHIIRINFEKASKDKLDLENELKKLKEIAEATQKSKLKAEKEAETLKQLAADEEKKRKEAEEKVKKITAAEEEAARQCKAAQEEVERLKKRAAEANKQREKAEKDAEQQVLLAKEAAQKCTTAEQKAQDVLSKNKEGDLAQEKLKEEFENAKKLAREAEKAKEKAEKEAALHRQKAEEAEKQKKAAEDEAAKQAKAQKDAEKLRKEAEREASKRAEAEAAALKQKQQADAEMTKHKKEAEQALKQKSQVEKELSTIKLQLDETDKQKAVLDEELQRVKGEVDDAIKQKAQVEDELSKVRIQMEELLKLKIQIESENKRLMKKDKDSAKKLLADEAERMKILAEEAARLSAEAEEAAKLRKTAESDLAEQRALAEKMLKEKMQAIQEATKLKAEAEDLQRQKDKAQEAAKKLLEDKQQIQQRLDEETEGFQKSLEAERKRKQEVLAEAEKLKAKVKELSDAQAKAQEEAKKFKKQAAEAKAHLEGSQQKATETVVQKLETQRLQSTREADDLKKAIIDLEKEREKLKKEAEELHKSSKEMALAQQEQIEQQKVILQKTFLTEKELLLKREKEVEDEKKQLEKQFKGEVSKAKALKQEQERQQKLIEDERNKLQGVMDDALRKQKEAEAEMMKKQKEMEVLEKKRNEQEKLLGEENKMLREKLNNLEMVAKGNASKIKEIEVQPARDAGEQLVSATVSVTTKKVYNGSEVDGVSPWAFDGIREKVPVERLHDIGVLTKKELDKLKKGKVSVQDLTKTDKIQSCLKGQSCIGGILTPSKEKVSIYQAMKDNKITPSTATTLLEAQAASGYLVDPVKNKLLSVDEAVKEQLIGPELHDKMLSAERAATGYKDPFTGDRISLFEAMKKDLIEKEQATRFLDVQLATGGIVDPINSHRVPLQTAYKQGQFDADMNKQMPDCKLFVEPSTQEALTYKQLLDKCTKDAGSGMMILPVTEKAGQSERTYTDAEMKEVFSTSNVDVPFGRFKGKTVTIWEVINSEYFTEEQRRELIRQYKTGKITVEKIIKIVITVVEDKEKNNENVLNGLRAPVPASELLESKVISKDLFNKLSNGKITVKELSEMDPVKKALQGTPSIAGLFDEPTKEKMPFYQAMKKELLSPETAVHLLEAQAATGFIIDPIKNERVPVDEAVKAGLVGPELHERLMSAERAVSGYKDPYSGKKVSLFEAMSKGLIKRDHGIRLLEAQLSTGGIIDPVKSYRVPHEVACKRSYLDEETSTTLSKTTDETKVFYDPNTQEDATYAQLMKKCISDNETGLPLLPLAKKAPKPKEDQQITEAKTKEALNQSTVELHYGPFKGRKVTIWEIITSEYITEEKRIELIRQYRMGHVTIEKLIRVVTTIVEEKESSTKEKPCFEGLREPVAASTLMNANIIDKATFEQLQQGTKTPQEVSEDDKVRKYLQGTDRIDAIAMDGTNEKLSIYQAMKNNILQANTGLALLEAQAGTGFITDPIKNIKYSVDDAVKAGAVGPELHEKLLSAEKAVTGYKDPYTGTKISLFQALKKELVLREHAIPLLEAQLNTGGLIDPVGSHRIPTEVAIQRGFLSKHMAKSLNEPSGDVRCFTNPNTNESVTYKQLLEKCVKDPNSGLCYLPLSKAEASPTEKSYKYTEEQAQADLANTQIEIPHKSFEGKSLTIWEIINSNMLPEEERRRLMEQYRLGTITKDRMLIIVIEIIEQREAEKVEQGMSCDIIRRRITIEELYSARIIDLHTYNLLKQEKMTISEIMAMPSVKQYLFGTGCIAGIMSDTPSKVSIYQAMKNGKIKPEVALTLLEAQAATGFIVDPVKDELLTVDEAVRKGLVGPELHDKLLSAERAVTGYKDPYSGKVISLFQAMKKDLVPEDYALRLLEAQNATGGLMDPEYYFRLPADVAMQRGYINKETLDRISEPAADVQGYTDPTTDENLTYAQLLKRCRLDKESGQRLLSLADRRLLFKGLRKQITVDELLRSQIIDQKTYNELTQGNISVEEVSRDLKKYLEGVSCIAGVFVEATKDCLSIYQAMKKNMIRPGTAFELLEAQAATGYVIDPIKNLKLNVNEAVKMGVVGPEFKDKLLSAERAVTGYRDPYSGKLISLFQAMKKDLILKDHGIRLLEAQIATGGIIDPQESHRLPVEAAYERGLFDEEMNHILTDPSDDTKGFFDPNSEENLTYLQLMERCMTDPQTGLALLLLKEKKRERKTSSKSSVRKRRVVIVDPETGKEMSVYEAYQKGLIDHQTYLELAEQECEWEEITSTSSAGVVKSKIIDRRSGRQYDIDDAISSGLIEKSALDQYRAGSLSITEFADMLSGNSSGVRSRSSSFGSTSSYTSSPMPSIKTPTVTWNDPTEESGPVAGILDTGTLEKVSVTEAIRRNLVDNITGQRLLEAQVCTGGIIDPNTGEKFSVTDAMNKGLVDKIMVDRISLAQKACNGFEDPRTKTKMSAAQALKKGWLYYEAGQRFLEVQYLTGGLIEPDVTHRVSLDDALKKGTLDARTAQKLRDVNTHSKYLTCPKTKLKISYKDALDRSMIEEGTGLRLLEASSQSSKGLYSPYSVSGSGSATGSRSGSRTGSRSGSRRGSFDATGSSFTTTFSSSSSSSYSSPSYGRRY